The Staphylococcus simiae genome includes the window ATAACGCTTACTTTGATGTTAATGTTGGTGATACAATTCTAAATCTGCAAGTTCTATTCTAACATTATATGATAATTCGCGATTAACAACTTTAAAGTCAACGCCTTTTTTAGTTCCCCTATTTTTATGTGTTTCAGCATATTCAGCAGAATTTTGCCAGTTGTAAAATGCTTGTCGGTCTTGCCATAATGTCACAATAATATAATGTCTTCCCGCTTCTTTAGGTCTTAAAAATCTTAGTGCTCTAAATCCTTCAACATCTTGTAAATGTTTATTTCTCTGCAAGAATTTTTGTTCAAAAACTTCCTCTGTACCACTATTTACATATAAATGATTTAACACACAAAACGTATCATTCGATAACGTGTCTATACTTTCAAGTATTTCATAATATTGTATATCATTATTTTTATTTATCGTTATGTAGTCATCAAATTCCTCAATAACATATGCTTTAAACTTATCATATATTTTCATCATTCATTCCTTCATTTCATTGTAAGATATCATGCTTTAATACTGTATTATTCCCGAATTTAAAAAATAGCAATCATACGACGAACATTAAATGGTGATAATGTGTCTCATACGTTGCTACTTCTATCTGTTCATTTATTTATAATTATAAATCAAGTTATTTAATTTCATCATATAAAGAGAGAGAACGTTTTACTATTTCTAAAAAACTATGATCTAGATTTGTCATTTGATGAAAATAAGATAAAATATTTTCCGCTATTTTCTCTTGTTTAGGAAACTTGTCATCTTGCTTCACCCAAGTTGCTAAATCACCTAATGGGGTCTTATCATTAACAAAGCCCAGTATATATTCATAAAAAGTCATCATATTCCTTCTCTCTAGCTTATTGCTCATTCAATCCTAACATGAAAAAGACTATAAAACATCAAATTTTGACAAATTATTGAATGTTTTTCACGCACAATATTTTCCAACTTCAAGATACATTGCACTAAGCATTCATTTCCATCAATGTTGAGCTTTTTTCACTACATATTCTAACGGTTTAATAATCATTGAATTTGACTAAAATAAGAAAAAGAGAGCCTAAGTTTATTCAACCATGAAGTGTATCCCAAAAGTTAGATTTTAGGTCTATCTTTTGAGGTTCACGTCACCATTTAAACATAGGCTCCCTTGTGATGTTATATTACTATTTATTATGCATAAGGTTTATTGTCTAGCGCACCTTCATGTTCATCATGAACACCATGCTTATAATAATCGACATATTGTGGTGCTAATGGTTTTCTACCACGAATAATGTCTGCTGCTTTTTCAGCTAACATTAATACTGGCGCATGTATATTACCATTCGTTGTACGCGGCATTGCCGAAGCATCAACGACACGTAAATTTTCCATACCATGCACTTTCATTGTTAATGGGTCAACTACAGCCATTGGATCTGATGCTGGGCCCATTTTAGCACTACATGATGGATGTAATGCTGTTTCGCCATCGCGACGTACCCAATCCAATATTTCTTCATCTGTTTGAACTTCAGGTCCTGGTGAAATTTCTCCACCATTAAATGGATCCAAGGCGGGTTGATTTAAAATATTTCTAGCTACTTTAATTGCTTCAACCCATTCACGTTTATCTTCCTCTGTAGATAGATAGTTAAAACGGATACTTGGTTTTTCAAATGGATCTTTAGATTTAATTTTCAAACTACCTCTAGAGTTAGAATACATTGGACCAACATGTACTTGATAGCCATGAGCAACAGGTGCTTTTTGTCCATCATATCTAACTGCTATAGGTAAAAAGTGGAACATTAAGTTTGGATAAGCAACATCATTATTCGATCTCACAAATCCGCCACCTTCAAAATGGTTAGATGCTGCTGCACCTGTGCGAGTGAATATCCACTGTAACCCTATCAATGGCATACGTTTGACATCTAAACTCGGTTGTAAAGACACTGGCTGTTTACATTGATGCTGAATATATACTTCTAGATGATCTTCAAAATTCTCACCAACACCAGGTAAATGCACGCGTGGTTCAATACCTTTCGATTTTAAAAATTCTGAATCACCAATACCTGATAGTTGTAATAATTGTGGTGTGTTAAAAGCACCACCTGACAATATTACTTCTTTAGCATTAACAGTGTGTAATTTACCGTTTTTCTTATATGTAACGCCTGTTGCTCTTCGTCCTTCATAATTAATTTGTGTGACAAAAGCACGTGTTTCCACTGTTAAATTTTTACGCTTCATTGCTGGATGCAAGTAGGCACGCGAAGCCGACATACGACGACCACGATGAACTTGACTGTCAAATGGCCCAAAACCTTCCTGCCTGAAACCATTAACATCTGGCGTCTTATGATAACCTGCTTCGACACCTGCATCAAAGAATGCTTGGAACAAAGGATTTGTGGCAGGACCACGTTTTAATTTAATCGGACCATCATGACCTCTATACTTATCATACGGTGCCGCACCATAAGTCGTTTCCAATTTTTTAAAATATGGAAGACAGTGTGCAAAGTCCCACGTTTCCATACCTTCAGGTTCAGCCCATCCTTCATAATCCATAGGATTACCTCGTTGATATATCATACCATTGATTGAACTTGATCCACCAAGTACCTTACCTCTAGCATGAGCTACTTTACGTCCTCCCATATGTGGTTCTTCATCAGTTGAATAAATCCAATCATAAAATTTATTACCTGAAGGAAACATTAATGCTGCAGGCATTTGTATAAATAAATCCCAAAAGTAATCACTACGCCCAGCTTCTAAAACTAATACTTCTTTATCTTTGTCTTCACTTAGTCGATTGCCTAGCACTGACCCTGCACTTCCGCCACCAATGATGACATAATCATATGATTTATTGTTATTACTCATAGTTATGACCTCCAAAGTTTATATTTAATAAGCGAGCGTTGTTACACTCCTATAACGATCTATATTTCAGACATAAAATAAGGTAAGACATAATAAAGTGAGTGTCTTGTTATTGTTACAATGGCACTCACTTTATCTAGTTTTTTCTTTATTGACCGAACCAATGAATCACTTGTGGATTAGTGTTAGTTAAAATATGTTTAGACACCAAGTACTCTTCTAATCCTTCTTTTCCTAATTCGCGACCAATACCTGATTGTTTATAACCACCCCAAGGTGCTTGAGCAAAATAAGGATGGAAATCATTAATCCATACTGTACCCAATTTCAATTTATTAGCCACGCGTTGTGCTTTGCCAATATCTTGTGAAAAAACAGCACCAGCAAGTCCATAAATTGAATCATTTGCTAACTGAACTGCTTGTTGTTCATCTTCAAATCCTTCAATCGTTACGACTGGACCAAATACTTCTTCTTGAACAATTCTCATAGATGTGTCGCAATTAGTAATGACAGTAGGTTCAAAGAACAATCCTGCTTGTAAATCTTCTCTATCAGGACGTTTACCTCCTATTGCAATTGTGGCACCCTCTCGTTTAGCGATATCCATGTAATTTTCAATCTTTTGACGATGCTCAGTTGAAATCACTGGCCCCATTTCAGTATCTTTGTCGAACCCATTACCCAGTTTTATTTTTTTTACTCGCTCAATCAATGCTTGTTCAAATTGTTCTTTTATACTATTGTGCACTATAATTCTTGAACCTGCTGAGCATACTTGTCCTGCGTGGAAATAACCGCCATTTAATGCTTGGTCGACTGCTAACTCAAAATCTGCATCTTCAAAAATAATATTAGGATTTTTACCGCCGAGTTCTAAAGCTACGTTTGTAACATTGTTAGCTGCATTCTTCATAATATGTTTACCAGTTTCAATACCACCAGTGAATGATACGAGATCTACTTCTTGATGACCTGATAATACATCGCCTACTTCGGAACCAGCACCTAAAATCAAGTTAATACTACCTTTAGGGAAACCAACTTCCTCCATTAATTCAAAAACTCGAATCGTTGTTAATGGTGTGATTTCGCTAGGTTTCATTACTAATGAACATCCTGTTGCTAACGCTGGCGCTATCTTCCATGAAGCCTGTAACAAAGGGTAGTTCCAAGGTGTGATTTGCGTCACTACACCTACAGGTTCTTTCACCACTTTACTTTCTGTATTGGCAATTGGAGAATCAATGATTTCTCCCCCTTCTTTATCTGCCAATCCAGCAAAATACATAAAGACGTTATGAATATCATCCATATCTGCATAGGATTCCTCAAGTGTTTTACCAGTATCTAACGTTTCCAGTTGCGCTAGTTCTTCACGATGTTCTTTAATCTTATCAGCGACGGCTCTTACTTTATTACCTCGAGTTTCAGCTGTCTGTTGCGACCACTCTCCAGACTCAAAAGCACATCTAGCTGCTAAAATTGCACGTTCAGCATCTTCTTTAGTGCCCTCTGCAACTTGAAATATCACTTCTTGATTATAAGGATTGATGATATCTCTCGTGTTGTTATTAGAGCTGTCAACCCACTCTCCATCTATAAATTGACGTTGAGATAATTGTTTTACAAGTTCCATTCAACAACCTCCGTTAAGTTTGTTAAATTTATATTTAACGAATTTTTCAAAGTTATGTTAGCATAGAATTATAAATTGTGTCAATTTACAAAACATTTTTATGTTGATGCTTTTCTTAATTTGCAATATTTATTTTCCTGAAAATTTTATTATGAAAATTATAATTATTTATACTGTCTTTTTAAGTAAAAAGTCTTATAATGTATTAATATTTGCTATAATATGACACAAAATGATGTTAGGTAGGTGCAATGATGACTCGTTCAAATAACAACCAACAGCAATTAGAACAAGCAAAAGATATTGTCATAAATTCTATTGGTCAAACAATGGATTTATACGGTACTAATAGAAGTGTAGGAAATTTATACGGTACAATGGTCTTCGAAGGTAGTATGACGCTTGATGAAATGCGTCATCAATTGCAAATGAGTAAACCCAGTATGAGTGCGGGTGTAAAGAAATTGCAGGAATTTGATATCGTTAGACAACAATTTACACGTGGTAGTCGTAAGCAACATTTTATAGCTGAGAAAGATTTCTTCATCTTTTTTAGAAACTTTTTTGCTAAAAAATTTCAACGTGAAATTGATATTAATGTTGAAGCCGTTCAAGATGCACAAGCAATTATTAACCCTCTGCTACATCGTGAAGATTTAACTGATTCCGAAATAGCAGAAGCACAAAATATCAAAGCACAACTTGATCATACACAAATTTATTATGACTGGTTAGAACAATTAACAACAGCCATTGAAAGTGGAGATATTTTCAAATATTTTCCAATACCAGAGGCCAATTCACAAAGTGATAATAAATAATAAAAGCGAGAAATTGGGACAGGCAGACTGACCAACTTCTCGCTTTTTATCTTATAAATTATCGTCTTGTTCTTTTTCAGAAACTTGAATAATTCTTAATGATCGACGTTCTACTTCTTTTAATTTTTCTGCACGTGTTTCCAATTTAATTCTATCGCGACCTAAAATAATTAAGAACGATATCATCATAAAGATAAATATAACTATCAGAGGCACACTAGCTAACACAGACGCAGTCTTCAATACCTCTAGTGCACGTTCTCCACCAACTAACATTAATGAAAATGGTAATAAACATAACGCAAATGCCCAAAATAGTCTATTAGCTCTTAATGGCTCTCCAACTACTTTTTTCTGTGAAGCAGCTGCCAAAATATATGATCCAGAATCAAAAGTTGTTGCTAAAAATAGAAAAGCAGATATTAAAAATAAGACAATCATTAGTGATGGGAACGGTAAATGATGTACTACTTCAATAATTGTGGCTTCGGTACCGTGCGTATTTAAATAACCTGTCACATTAAATTGTCCAGAAATTTGTAAATATACGGCATAGTTACCGAAGATACCGAAGAACAAGACACAACCTAATGTCCCATAGATAATTGTTCCTAGTATGACTTCTTTCAAACGTCGACCTTTAGAGATTCGAGCAATAAATAAGCCGATAAATGGTGCATAAACAAGCCACCAAGACCAATAGAATATCGTCCAATCTTGTGGGAAATTTGTCTCTTTACGCCCATTAATACCTCCGAAAGGTTCTAACCAAGTGGCCATATGGAAAAAGTCTCTTAACATATTACCGAAACCAGTAACAGTCGTCTCCATTATGAACACAGTTGGTCCTACAATAAAAACAAAAGCTAATAAAATAAACGATAACCAAACATTGACGTCACTTAGCTTTTGAATACCTTTTTTTAGGCCAGTATATGAACTAATGGCGAAAATAACCGTAATAGTTAATAAAATTGCCGAACGTAAAATCATGTTACTACCATCTAAACCTGTTAAACGTTCAATACCAGCAGAAATGAGTGGTACACCTAACGCAAGCGATGTTGCCGCACCGCCTAGCAAGCCGAAAATAAATAATATATCTACAACTTTACCTAACAATTTATCAGTTTGTCCTTTTAAAATTGGTCGACAAGCCTGACTTATTTTGTATACAGGTTGTTTCTTTACAAATACTAAGTAACCAATCGGTAATGCAGGTAACACATATATTGCCCAGGCAATAGGTCCCCAATGGAACATACCGTATTGTGTAGCAAATTGTAATGCTTCATCACTCATACTTTTAGCACCGTTGGGTGGAACTTGATAATAGAAAGCCCACTCTATCACGCCCCAGTACAGAATATCCGAACCAATACCAGCACAAAATAACATTGCTGCCCATGTAAATGTATTAAATTCAGGAGTATCAGTAGCTTTACCAAGCGTTACATTACCATATTTTCCAAATGCGATATACATCACAAAACAGAAGATCGCCAGTCCCATAAATAAATATATCGAACCAATTGAATTAGAAATGGCACTATTAATTCCAGTAATTATATCTTCACTTGCTTTAGGAAATGCCATCATAGGAATAACTGCAAAAAGAAGTACAGCAACTGTACCTATGAAGGTCGTCCAGTCCATAACTCTCTTTTTTTTCAATTGTGCTCCCCCTAATTATTAAATTTGATGAATCTGTCGTTGATTGCTTCCACTATGTAATAATTATCATGATTCACAAAATTGACAATAACGAATATTAAATAATAATGCAAATTACATACAGTTTTAAAATCGTCTTTATTGAATATTTATATAATTTTAAGGGGTATTTAAGAAATTTTTTTAGCTCTAATACAGTTGTGTAAAGTTTGGATTTAACGTATTTAATATATTTTTCTATTGTCGTAATTTGTATATTTATACACAAATAAATTATTTTTATTTATTTTTAGTGAGTAATGATAGGACAGTCTTCCCTCTCACTTAATTGATTTTTTGATAACTTATTTACATTATTTATTAAAAGTAATTTCTTAATTTATCTCGGCATAATTTACACTAATATTGGAACAACATAATCTTATTTGACTGATTTTTGCTTTGATTTTATAACCACATTTTGAATAGGAAATGCACAACAATAAAAAATGAGACGGAATGACAATAATTTTTCTGGAAATTATTGTGTCATTCCATCCCAACAAGACTTAATATGGTGATAAAACGTTGTATTATTTAATGTTTTATAAGTTAGACAGTTATTGCCAACGCAGCATAATAAGTAAAAAGTTTTCATACTACGCCTTCTAATGTGATCGATTAACTAACAATATACTCAACCATCTTGTCAGACATTAATGACTGTTGAACATCAATGATGCGTTGATTTAACGAACCTTTGTAAGGTAAGTTAGGTTGATATAAATGTTGTATAAATAAGCCATCTATTAACACATCTATTAAGCTCAACATATCATATCGCTGATCGTAATCTCGTACTAAATATTCGTATAAGAATCCTGTCCAAACCCAAATCGTTTTAGAATATCCAAAACGTTGTCTAAATGCTTGAACAAGTTTCAAACTAATATCCAAATTACAAAATGGTTCGCCACCAAGTATACTCAATCCTGAAATGTACGATTGATCACAATAATCTAATATTTCTTCCAATATTGCTGGTGAAAATGGCTCTCCATATGTAAATTTTTGTGCAGCTTTGTTATAGCATCCTAAACAGTTAAAAGGGCATCCCGATACATATACACTACAACGTACACCTTCACCATCTACAAAGCTATGCGTTTCTATTTTAGCAATATAGCCTTGTCCAGTTTTAATATCTAATATCGACATTATTTCGGTGCCTTCATGTGTTTAACACGTGCACACATTTCTTGATATCTTCCTTTGATTACAGGACGTTGCACTGGATTGCCCAAATAGCCGCAAGTACGCTTAACGACATCAACTGTTTTAGGATTATGATTGCCACAATGTGGACATTGATAACCTTGTGCTGTGGTATCAAAGTCTCCATCAAAACCACACTCATAACAATGATCTATTGGAATATTAGTACCTAAATAACCCACTTTATCATATGAATAATCCCATACCGCTTCTAGCGCTTTCAAGTTATGGTTCAGTTTAGGATACTCACAATAATGAATAAAACCACCACTGGCATAATATGGATATTCTTTTTCAAAATCTAATTTTTCAAATGGTGTTACATCTTTCCGTACATCATAATGAAATGAATTTTGATAATAACCTTTGTCAGTAATGTCTGGAATATCTCCAAATCGCTGCTGATCTAAACGACAAAAGCGATCAGTTAAAGACTCACTTGGTGTGCTATAAACACTAAACCATACATCATAACGTGACGTCCACATCAACTGATATCGTTTCATTTCTTTTAAAATTTCTAACGTGAAATCTTTAGCTTCTTTAGACGTTTCCCAGTCGGGTCCATAAAAGACTGTTGCTGCTTCATATAAACCAATATACCCCATTGAAATCGTTGCGCGTTGATTGTCAAATAATCTCGACACGCTGTCATCTTCTGACAATTTATATTTAAATGCCCCACTTTTATACAAAATAGGTGCATTATTAGGGACTGCATCTTTAAGTCGTTGAATACGATAAAGTAATGCATCATGTAATACTTCCATACGTTCATAAAAAATTTCCCAAAAGCGTGTCATATCACCTTTTGATTCTATCGCTATTCTCGGTATGTTTAGTGTTACTACACCAAGATTACAACGTCCACTATTTTCAAACTGACCTTTGTCATCTTTCCAACTTGGTAAAAATGAGCGACAACCCATTGGCGCTTTAAAATCACCTAAAATATCTACTAACGTATCGTAGTTTAAAATGTCTGGGTACATTCTTTTAGTCGCACATTCTAATGCTAATTGCTTAATATCATAATTAGGATCTTGCGCACTAAAGTTAATCCCTTTTTTGATTGAAAAAACTAACTTCGGAAAAATTGCTGTCGTACGATCTTTGCCTAAACCTTTAATACGTGTATGTAATATCGCTTGCTGTATTTTACGACTAAGTTTATCAGTACCTAACCCAAATCCTAATGTAACAAATGGCGTTTGACCATTCGATGTATATAACGTATTAATTTCATACTCCAAACTTTCAATAGCATCATTAATATCTTGCGTCACTTGTTGTTCAACATATAATTCTATTTCAGTTTCTTTAACAAATTGTTTAGCTACTTGTCTATGTCTTTGTTCATTATACTTGGCGTATGTACTTAATAGTTCATCAACCCGATCAACTGTACATCCACCATATTGACTACTTGAGACATTGGCAATAATTTGCACGAGTTGTGCTGATGCTGTCTGTATAGATTTAGGTGATGTTACATTGGCATTTCCTATGTTAAATCCATTCTGCAACATATCTTGTGCATCTATTAAACAACAATTAGTGAGCGGTTGAAATGGATGGTAATCTAAATCATGAAAATGTATGTCACCATTTTGATGTGCTTGGGCAACATGTTTAGGTAACAAATAGTTTAGAGCATATGATTTGGAAACAATTCCTGCAGTTAAGTCTCTCATTGTTGAAAATGTGTCACTATCTTTATTGGCATTTTCATTAACAATAGTTGGATCTTTAGAAATCAAACCAGTTAACGCTTCTTCGATTTGATTCAAATTTATCACTTCTTTCTATATATGGTGTCTATATCCAAAATAGAACACAATATATAGTATTTCAAATGAGATTCGACCAGTTAACCAAAACGTCAAAAAGTTATTAACAATTGGTGACTTAATTGTAGAACACAATATTTTAAAGTCATAGTTAAATTCAATATCATAGGTTTGTTGTATGATGCTTTTTAAATTCTAATTATTCAGTAGTCTAAACAGTTAATGACAGCTTTAAATAGCTACAACTCCCATTAACATGGCGATAACCAACATGACGATTGCAAATCCCCAAATCCAGAAAAAGGCATATTTAATATATGTTCCCATATTGGCTTCGGCCAATCCAATAGCAAGCCATAACGCAGGTGAGAACGGACTGACAAAAGTTCCAATAATGTTACCAATGACCATGGCATAAGCAGTTGATACTGCAGGTACCCCAAATTGACTCGCTGTCTGTTCAACAATTGGTAATACTGCAAAATAATATGCATCCGTACTTGTTAATAGATCCAAAGGCACACCGAATAGCCCAACAATGACGTGTATATATGGTCCAACTTCAGCTGGAATGATTTTAATAAAGTCTGTAGCAATCGATTTCAACATACCTGTTTCATTTAGCACACCTAAAAACATACCTGCAGCAATAATAACTGTTGCCATCATCAATGCATTAGGCGCATGTGCTTTTAAACGATCCATTTGTTCGTCTACTGATTTAAAGTTAATAATTAGAGCTAACGACACACCTATCATAAATGCAAATTCCGGAGGTGCGATATTCACCAACATTGCGATAATAACTAATAATGTTAATACTACATTGATCCATTTAATATATGGATTATATTTTGCTCTTCCTCTAACAGGAAACTTAATTTCTTGATCTCGTTCGTAAATTTGCACTAATTTATGTATATCAATATCTTGTGTTTCACTTAATTCTCCTCTAGCAATTGCCTTTTTAATACGTTGTTTTTCTCTATATCCTAAATAAGCAGCAAACA containing:
- a CDS encoding sterile alpha motif-like domain-containing protein; amino-acid sequence: MTFYEYILGFVNDKTPLGDLATWVKQDDKFPKQEKIAENILSYFHQMTNLDHSFLEIVKRSLSLYDEIK
- a CDS encoding BCCT family transporter encodes the protein MKKKRVMDWTTFIGTVAVLLFAVIPMMAFPKASEDIITGINSAISNSIGSIYLFMGLAIFCFVMYIAFGKYGNVTLGKATDTPEFNTFTWAAMLFCAGIGSDILYWGVIEWAFYYQVPPNGAKSMSDEALQFATQYGMFHWGPIAWAIYVLPALPIGYLVFVKKQPVYKISQACRPILKGQTDKLLGKVVDILFIFGLLGGAATSLALGVPLISAGIERLTGLDGSNMILRSAILLTITVIFAISSYTGLKKGIQKLSDVNVWLSFILLAFVFIVGPTVFIMETTVTGFGNMLRDFFHMATWLEPFGGINGRKETNFPQDWTIFYWSWWLVYAPFIGLFIARISKGRRLKEVILGTIIYGTLGCVLFFGIFGNYAVYLQISGQFNVTGYLNTHGTEATIIEVVHHLPFPSLMIVLFLISAFLFLATTFDSGSYILAAASQKKVVGEPLRANRLFWAFALCLLPFSLMLVGGERALEVLKTASVLASVPLIVIFIFMMISFLIILGRDRIKLETRAEKLKEVERRSLRIIQVSEKEQDDNL
- the nrdD gene encoding anaerobic ribonucleoside-triphosphate reductase is translated as MNQIEEALTGLISKDPTIVNENANKDSDTFSTMRDLTAGIVSKSYALNYLLPKHVAQAHQNGDIHFHDLDYHPFQPLTNCCLIDAQDMLQNGFNIGNANVTSPKSIQTASAQLVQIIANVSSSQYGGCTVDRVDELLSTYAKYNEQRHRQVAKQFVKETEIELYVEQQVTQDINDAIESLEYEINTLYTSNGQTPFVTLGFGLGTDKLSRKIQQAILHTRIKGLGKDRTTAIFPKLVFSIKKGINFSAQDPNYDIKQLALECATKRMYPDILNYDTLVDILGDFKAPMGCRSFLPSWKDDKGQFENSGRCNLGVVTLNIPRIAIESKGDMTRFWEIFYERMEVLHDALLYRIQRLKDAVPNNAPILYKSGAFKYKLSEDDSVSRLFDNQRATISMGYIGLYEAATVFYGPDWETSKEAKDFTLEILKEMKRYQLMWTSRYDVWFSVYSTPSESLTDRFCRLDQQRFGDIPDITDKGYYQNSFHYDVRKDVTPFEKLDFEKEYPYYASGGFIHYCEYPKLNHNLKALEAVWDYSYDKVGYLGTNIPIDHCYECGFDGDFDTTAQGYQCPHCGNHNPKTVDVVKRTCGYLGNPVQRPVIKGRYQEMCARVKHMKAPK
- a CDS encoding antibiotic biosynthesis monooxygenase family protein: MKIYDKFKAYVIEEFDDYITINKNNDIQYYEILESIDTLSNDTFCVLNHLYVNSGTEEVFEQKFLQRNKHLQDVEGFRALRFLRPKEAGRHYIIVTLWQDRQAFYNWQNSAEYAETHKNRGTKKGVDFKVVNRELSYNVRIELADLELYHQH
- the nrdG gene encoding anaerobic ribonucleoside-triphosphate reductase activating protein, with product MSILDIKTGQGYIAKIETHSFVDGEGVRCSVYVSGCPFNCLGCYNKAAQKFTYGEPFSPAILEEILDYCDQSYISGLSILGGEPFCNLDISLKLVQAFRQRFGYSKTIWVWTGFLYEYLVRDYDQRYDMLSLIDVLIDGLFIQHLYQPNLPYKGSLNQRIIDVQQSLMSDKMVEYIVS
- a CDS encoding CitMHS family transporter, with protein sequence MHGDHLWLTIMGLIIIISIVGLLIAQKISPIVGMTLIPCLGAMILGYSVSDLVSFFSKGLDQVMSVVIMFIFAIIFFGIMTDSGLFKPLVKRLILMTRGNVIIVCVMTALIGTLAQLDGAGAVTFLLSIPALLPLYKALNMNKYLLILLLALSAAIMNMVPWGGPMARVATVLKAKSVNELWYGLIPIQIIGFVLVMLFAAYLGYREKQRIKKAIARGELSETQDIDIHKLVQIYERDQEIKFPVRGRAKYNPYIKWINVVLTLLVIIAMLVNIAPPEFAFMIGVSLALIINFKSVDEQMDRLKAHAPNALMMATVIIAAGMFLGVLNETGMLKSIATDFIKIIPAEVGPYIHVIVGLFGVPLDLLTSTDAYYFAVLPIVEQTASQFGVPAVSTAYAMVIGNIIGTFVSPFSPALWLAIGLAEANMGTYIKYAFFWIWGFAIVMLVIAMLMGVVAI
- the betA gene encoding choline dehydrogenase, with protein sequence MSNNNKSYDYVIIGGGSAGSVLGNRLSEDKDKEVLVLEAGRSDYFWDLFIQMPAALMFPSGNKFYDWIYSTDEEPHMGGRKVAHARGKVLGGSSSINGMIYQRGNPMDYEGWAEPEGMETWDFAHCLPYFKKLETTYGAAPYDKYRGHDGPIKLKRGPATNPLFQAFFDAGVEAGYHKTPDVNGFRQEGFGPFDSQVHRGRRMSASRAYLHPAMKRKNLTVETRAFVTQINYEGRRATGVTYKKNGKLHTVNAKEVILSGGAFNTPQLLQLSGIGDSEFLKSKGIEPRVHLPGVGENFEDHLEVYIQHQCKQPVSLQPSLDVKRMPLIGLQWIFTRTGAAASNHFEGGGFVRSNNDVAYPNLMFHFLPIAVRYDGQKAPVAHGYQVHVGPMYSNSRGSLKIKSKDPFEKPSIRFNYLSTEEDKREWVEAIKVARNILNQPALDPFNGGEISPGPEVQTDEEILDWVRRDGETALHPSCSAKMGPASDPMAVVDPLTMKVHGMENLRVVDASAMPRTTNGNIHAPVLMLAEKAADIIRGRKPLAPQYVDYYKHGVHDEHEGALDNKPYA
- the cudC gene encoding choline uptake/conversion transcriptional regulator CudC produces the protein MTRSNNNQQQLEQAKDIVINSIGQTMDLYGTNRSVGNLYGTMVFEGSMTLDEMRHQLQMSKPSMSAGVKKLQEFDIVRQQFTRGSRKQHFIAEKDFFIFFRNFFAKKFQREIDINVEAVQDAQAIINPLLHREDLTDSEIAEAQNIKAQLDHTQIYYDWLEQLTTAIESGDIFKYFPIPEANSQSDNK
- the betB gene encoding betaine-aldehyde dehydrogenase gives rise to the protein MELVKQLSQRQFIDGEWVDSSNNNTRDIINPYNQEVIFQVAEGTKEDAERAILAARCAFESGEWSQQTAETRGNKVRAVADKIKEHREELAQLETLDTGKTLEESYADMDDIHNVFMYFAGLADKEGGEIIDSPIANTESKVVKEPVGVVTQITPWNYPLLQASWKIAPALATGCSLVMKPSEITPLTTIRVFELMEEVGFPKGSINLILGAGSEVGDVLSGHQEVDLVSFTGGIETGKHIMKNAANNVTNVALELGGKNPNIIFEDADFELAVDQALNGGYFHAGQVCSAGSRIIVHNSIKEQFEQALIERVKKIKLGNGFDKDTEMGPVISTEHRQKIENYMDIAKREGATIAIGGKRPDREDLQAGLFFEPTVITNCDTSMRIVQEEVFGPVVTIEGFEDEQQAVQLANDSIYGLAGAVFSQDIGKAQRVANKLKLGTVWINDFHPYFAQAPWGGYKQSGIGRELGKEGLEEYLVSKHILTNTNPQVIHWFGQ